A genomic window from Streptomyces sp. NBC_01429 includes:
- a CDS encoding response regulator gives MSRTTVTTERASILLVDDMEDNLVALEAVLASLDEPLVRARSGEEAVRALLREPFAVVLLDVRMPGMDGFETAYRIKRLDRSKDIPIIFLNGPESDSGYAFRGYATGAADFLTKPFDPWMLRAKVSVFLDLHRKKRELERALTREQQHLGDIAGRLSSIEDALRSTAPNDLAVLGPQLARIEDTLGELRRGRGR, from the coding sequence ATGAGCAGGACAACAGTCACCACGGAGCGCGCGAGCATCCTGCTCGTCGATGACATGGAGGACAACCTCGTCGCGCTCGAAGCGGTGCTGGCCTCGCTGGACGAGCCGCTCGTGCGGGCCCGTTCGGGCGAGGAGGCGGTACGGGCGCTGCTGCGGGAGCCGTTCGCGGTGGTGCTGCTGGATGTCCGCATGCCCGGCATGGACGGTTTCGAGACCGCCTACCGGATCAAGCGGCTCGACCGGTCCAAGGACATCCCGATCATCTTCCTGAACGGGCCGGAGTCCGACAGCGGTTATGCCTTCCGGGGGTACGCGACGGGCGCGGCGGACTTCCTGACCAAGCCGTTCGACCCCTGGATGCTGCGCGCCAAGGTCAGCGTCTTCCTCGATCTGCACCGCAAGAAGCGCGAGTTGGAGCGCGCGCTGACGCGTGAGCAGCAGCATCTGGGGGACATCGCGGGGCGGCTGTCGTCGATCGAGGACGCGCTGCGGAGCACCGCGCCGAACGATCTCGCCGTGCTGGGACCGCAGTTGGCCCGGATAGAGGACACGCTGGGGGAACTGCGGCGCGGACGGGGGCGCTGA
- a CDS encoding SpoIIE family protein phosphatase: protein MGPIPIPRETLHLPAPQVPLRGGARSTSHTSLPGNPLAPSAARRFARAALADWTSLGLLATCTFCHGDESCSPGRHSTDLLADDAVLIVDELVTNAVVHAGTTVELLCRLEAPAESASGEGEEPAALVLEVSDHHPARAVRGDDDEDDDVRERMPSGIPEYGRGLQLVAALAERWGITYRSGLKTVWARLPLEGRDAGPGQPAEPALRRGLRAAEILAPATRRPVRDAPEWAGRGALSFLAEASELLAGQLDEELVAALSTQLLVPRLAEWCAVWLDGENGHSGAPPRLARVWHADESRIEPLRAALEKEPLRLPDPPRGEPVQVPWPDCGPEGRPGDGAALACRLVANGRALGTLLLGRPGQTTVPDEVAALVEDFARRVALAIGAARRYTRQVTISRVLQRGLLPSQVARIPGVASSLVYEPSDDGLAGGDFYDVFPCPPGDRWCFMLGDVQGSGPEAAVVTGLARPWLRLLAREGYRVGAVLDRLNRLLLDDATEAAESASLMAAAGGVSAVGAGPGAGQPTAPGGPAEGGQARFLSLLYGELMPLPGEGGGIRCTLASAGHPLPLLLRPDGTVRAAAEPQLLLGVVDKVAYESSTFDLEPGDTLLCVTDGVTERRSGRRMLDDGDGLARALAECVGMTAQGVAERIRRAVHEFAETPPGDDLALLVLQAE, encoded by the coding sequence GTGGGGCCCATTCCGATTCCGCGCGAGACCCTTCACCTTCCGGCGCCCCAGGTGCCGTTACGCGGGGGCGCGCGGTCCACCTCTCACACCAGTCTGCCCGGCAACCCGCTCGCCCCGTCCGCCGCCCGCCGCTTCGCGCGCGCGGCGCTCGCCGACTGGACCAGCCTCGGGCTGCTCGCCACCTGCACCTTCTGCCACGGGGACGAGAGCTGCTCGCCCGGCCGGCACAGCACCGATCTGCTCGCTGACGACGCGGTGCTGATCGTCGACGAACTCGTCACCAACGCGGTCGTGCACGCCGGGACCACCGTCGAGTTGCTCTGCCGCCTGGAGGCACCGGCCGAGAGCGCCTCCGGGGAGGGCGAGGAGCCTGCCGCGCTCGTCCTGGAAGTCTCCGACCACCATCCCGCCCGTGCCGTGCGCGGCGACGACGACGAGGACGACGACGTCCGCGAACGGATGCCGTCCGGCATCCCCGAGTACGGCAGGGGACTGCAACTCGTCGCCGCCCTCGCGGAACGCTGGGGCATCACCTACCGCTCGGGCCTCAAGACCGTCTGGGCCAGGCTGCCGCTCGAAGGCCGCGACGCGGGACCCGGCCAGCCGGCCGAGCCCGCGCTGCGCCGGGGACTGCGCGCCGCCGAGATCCTCGCGCCCGCCACCCGGCGCCCGGTACGCGACGCCCCGGAATGGGCGGGCCGGGGCGCCCTCTCCTTCCTCGCCGAGGCGTCCGAACTGCTCGCGGGACAGCTCGACGAGGAACTCGTCGCTGCGCTCTCCACCCAGCTCCTCGTGCCCAGGCTCGCGGAGTGGTGCGCGGTCTGGCTCGACGGGGAGAACGGCCACTCCGGCGCCCCGCCCCGGCTCGCCCGCGTCTGGCACGCCGACGAGTCCCGGATCGAGCCCCTGCGCGCCGCCCTGGAGAAGGAACCGCTGCGGCTGCCGGATCCGCCCAGGGGCGAGCCGGTGCAGGTGCCCTGGCCCGACTGCGGCCCCGAAGGCCGCCCCGGGGACGGCGCCGCCCTCGCCTGCCGGCTGGTCGCCAACGGACGCGCCCTCGGCACGTTGCTGCTCGGCAGGCCGGGCCAGACCACCGTCCCCGACGAAGTCGCCGCGCTCGTCGAGGACTTCGCGCGCCGCGTCGCCCTCGCGATCGGCGCGGCCCGCCGCTACACGCGCCAGGTCACCATCAGCCGCGTCCTGCAACGCGGACTGCTGCCCAGCCAGGTGGCGAGGATCCCCGGAGTCGCCAGCTCCCTGGTGTACGAGCCGAGCGACGACGGCCTCGCGGGCGGCGACTTCTACGACGTCTTCCCGTGCCCGCCGGGCGACCGCTGGTGCTTCATGCTCGGCGACGTCCAGGGCAGCGGCCCCGAGGCCGCCGTCGTCACCGGCCTCGCCCGCCCCTGGCTGCGGCTGCTGGCCCGCGAGGGCTACCGCGTCGGCGCCGTGCTCGACCGCCTCAACCGGCTGCTCCTCGACGACGCGACGGAGGCGGCGGAATCGGCGTCCCTGATGGCCGCCGCGGGCGGTGTGAGCGCCGTGGGGGCGGGCCCCGGCGCCGGACAGCCGACCGCGCCCGGCGGCCCCGCCGAGGGCGGCCAGGCCCGTTTCCTCTCGCTGCTGTACGGCGAGCTGATGCCCCTGCCGGGCGAGGGCGGCGGCATCCGCTGCACCCTCGCCAGCGCCGGCCATCCGCTGCCGCTGCTGCTGAGGCCCGACGGCACCGTACGGGCGGCGGCCGAGCCCCAACTGCTCCTCGGGGTGGTCGACAAGGTCGCGTACGAGAGCAGCACCTTCGACCTGGAGCCCGGCGACACCCTGCTCTGCGTCACCGACGGTGTCACCGAGCGCCGCTCCGGCCGCCGGATGCTGGACGACGGCGACGGGCTCGCGCGGGCCCTGGCGGAGTGCGTGGGGATGACGGCACAGGGCGTGGCGGAGCGGATACGGCGTGCGGTGCACGAGTTCGCCGAGACGCCGCCGGGGGACGATCTGGCGCTGCTGGTGCTCCAGGCGGAGTGA
- a CDS encoding AMP-dependent synthetase/ligase: MSDTQTLIENRPPSVATLFIERVAATPDAEAYRYPVPPASGEGPDDWRSLSWAQAAERVYAVAAGLIALGVRPEERVALASATRVEWILADLGVMCAGAATTTVYPSTNTEESAYILADSGSRVLIAEDAAQLAKARENRAELPDLAHVVVIETADALPAEGDPEGWVLSLADLEARGTAYLTEHPEVVKERVGAIEAPQLATLIYTSGTTGRPKGVRLPHDSWSYMAKAIAATGLVHKDDVQYLWLPLAHVFGKVLTSGQIEVGHVTAVDGRVDKIIENLPVVRPTYMAAVPRIFEKVYNGVAAKARAGGGAKYKIFQWAAGVSREYAKVSQDNFRRTGTKSVPFALGAKHRAADALVYAKLREAFGGRLRAAISGSAALAPDIGYFFSGAGIHILEGYGLTETSAASFVNPGEAYRTGTVGKPLPGTEVRIADDGEILLRGPGVMAGYHGLPEKTAEVLESDGWFHTGDIGELSVDGFLRITDRKKDLIKTSGGKYIAPAEVEGQFKAVCPFVSNILVHGADRNFCTALISLDEPTILGWAAENGMEGKPYADVVGSAAAERLIDGYVKRLNEGLQRWQTVKKFRLLPRDLDIEHGELTPSLKLKRPVVEREYKALIEEMYEGSREA; encoded by the coding sequence GTGAGCGACACACAGACCTTGATCGAGAACCGGCCGCCCTCCGTGGCGACCCTCTTCATTGAGCGGGTGGCGGCCACGCCGGACGCGGAGGCCTACCGCTATCCGGTGCCCCCGGCCTCGGGCGAGGGGCCCGACGACTGGCGCTCGCTGAGCTGGGCCCAGGCGGCCGAGCGGGTGTACGCGGTGGCCGCCGGCCTGATCGCCCTGGGCGTACGGCCCGAGGAGCGCGTCGCGCTCGCCTCCGCCACCCGCGTCGAGTGGATCCTCGCCGACCTCGGGGTGATGTGCGCGGGCGCGGCGACCACCACCGTCTACCCGTCGACCAACACCGAGGAGTCCGCGTACATCCTCGCCGACTCGGGCAGCCGGGTGCTGATCGCCGAGGACGCGGCCCAGCTGGCGAAGGCGCGCGAGAACCGGGCCGAGCTGCCCGACCTCGCCCATGTCGTGGTGATCGAGACGGCCGACGCGCTGCCCGCCGAGGGCGACCCGGAGGGCTGGGTGCTCTCGCTCGCGGATCTGGAGGCGCGCGGCACGGCGTACCTGACCGAGCACCCCGAGGTCGTCAAGGAGCGCGTCGGGGCGATCGAGGCCCCCCAGCTCGCCACCCTGATCTACACCTCCGGCACCACCGGCCGCCCCAAGGGGGTGCGGCTGCCGCACGACAGCTGGTCGTACATGGCCAAGGCCATCGCCGCCACCGGCCTGGTCCACAAGGACGACGTCCAGTACCTGTGGCTGCCGCTCGCCCACGTCTTCGGCAAGGTGCTCACTTCCGGCCAGATCGAGGTCGGCCACGTCACCGCCGTGGACGGCCGCGTCGACAAGATCATCGAGAATCTGCCGGTGGTCCGCCCGACCTACATGGCGGCCGTGCCGAGGATCTTCGAGAAGGTCTACAACGGGGTCGCGGCCAAGGCGCGGGCCGGCGGCGGCGCCAAGTACAAGATCTTCCAGTGGGCGGCCGGCGTCTCCCGTGAGTACGCCAAGGTCTCCCAGGACAACTTCCGCCGTACCGGGACCAAGTCCGTACCGTTCGCCCTCGGCGCCAAGCACCGGGCCGCCGACGCGCTCGTCTACGCCAAGCTGCGCGAGGCGTTCGGCGGCCGGCTGCGCGCGGCGATCTCCGGATCGGCCGCCCTGGCCCCCGACATCGGCTACTTCTTCTCCGGCGCCGGGATCCACATCCTGGAGGGGTACGGGCTGACCGAGACCAGCGCGGCCAGCTTCGTCAACCCGGGCGAGGCGTACCGCACCGGCACGGTCGGCAAGCCCCTGCCCGGCACCGAGGTGCGGATCGCCGACGACGGCGAGATCCTGCTGCGCGGCCCGGGGGTCATGGCCGGATATCACGGGCTGCCCGAGAAGACGGCGGAGGTCCTGGAGTCCGACGGCTGGTTCCACACCGGCGACATCGGCGAGCTGTCGGTCGACGGCTTCCTGCGGATCACCGACCGCAAGAAGGACCTGATCAAGACGTCCGGCGGCAAGTACATCGCGCCGGCCGAGGTCGAGGGCCAGTTCAAGGCCGTGTGCCCGTTCGTCTCCAACATCCTGGTGCACGGCGCGGACCGGAACTTCTGCACGGCGCTGATCTCGCTCGACGAACCGACCATCCTCGGCTGGGCCGCCGAGAACGGCATGGAGGGCAAGCCGTACGCCGACGTGGTCGGTTCCGCGGCGGCCGAGCGGCTCATCGACGGCTACGTGAAGCGGCTCAACGAGGGCCTCCAGCGCTGGCAGACCGTCAAGAAGTTCCGGCTGCTCCCGCGCGACCTGGACATCGAGCACGGCGAGCTGACCCCGAGCCTCAAGCTGAAGAGGCCGGTCGTGGAGCGCGAGTACAAGGCCCTGATCGAGGAGATGTACGAGGGCTCCCGGGAGGCGTGA
- the lepA gene encoding translation elongation factor 4, protein MPATPSHVPEPSRTDPALLRNFCIIAHIDHGKSTLADRMLQLTGVVDQRQMRAQYLDRMDIERERGITIKSQAVRLPWAPLTGEDQGRTHVLNMIDTPGHVDFTYEVSRSLAACEGTVLLVDAAQGIEAQTLANLYLAMENDLTIVPVLNKIDLPAAQPEKFSEELANLIGCQPEDVLKVSAKTGVGVDALLDRVVRDVPAPVGVKDAPARAMIFDSVYDSYRGVVTYVRVIDGQLNKRERIRMMSTGATHELLEIGVSSPEMTPADGIGVGEVGYIITGVKDVRQSKVGDTITTLNKGATEALGGYKDPKPMVFSGLYPLDGSDYPELRDALDKLQLNDAALVYEPETSAALGFGFRVGFLGLLHLDVIRERLEREFGLELIATAPNVVYRVLMEDGSEHTVTNPSEFPEGKIDSVHEPVVRATILAPSEFIGSIMELCQARRGTLLGMDYLSEDRVEIRYTLPLAEIVFDFFDQLKSKTRGYASLDYEPTGEQTANLVKVDILLHGDKVDAFSAITHRDQAYAYGVRLVATLRGLIPRQAFEVPIQAAIGSRVIARETIRAIRKDVLAKCYGGDISRKRKLLEKQKEGKKRMKMVGSVEVPQEAFIAVLSSDESGGKAKK, encoded by the coding sequence GTGCCCGCGACCCCCAGCCACGTGCCCGAGCCCAGCCGCACGGACCCGGCGCTGCTCCGTAACTTCTGCATCATCGCGCACATCGACCACGGCAAGTCGACGCTCGCCGACCGGATGCTCCAGCTGACCGGTGTGGTCGATCAGCGGCAGATGCGCGCCCAGTATCTCGACCGCATGGACATCGAGCGCGAGCGCGGCATCACGATCAAGTCCCAGGCGGTCCGGTTGCCCTGGGCGCCGCTCACGGGCGAGGACCAGGGCAGGACCCATGTCCTCAACATGATCGACACGCCCGGCCACGTGGACTTCACCTACGAGGTGTCCCGTTCGCTGGCCGCCTGCGAAGGCACGGTCCTGCTGGTCGACGCCGCCCAGGGCATCGAGGCGCAGACCCTCGCCAACCTGTATCTGGCGATGGAGAACGACCTGACCATCGTCCCGGTGCTCAACAAGATCGACCTCCCGGCCGCCCAGCCCGAGAAGTTCTCCGAGGAGCTGGCGAACCTCATCGGCTGCCAGCCGGAGGACGTCCTCAAGGTCTCAGCGAAGACCGGTGTCGGCGTGGACGCGCTGCTCGACCGCGTGGTGCGGGACGTGCCGGCGCCGGTCGGCGTCAAGGACGCCCCCGCCCGCGCGATGATCTTCGACTCCGTCTACGACTCGTACCGGGGTGTCGTCACCTACGTCCGTGTGATCGACGGCCAGCTCAACAAGCGCGAGCGCATCCGGATGATGTCCACCGGCGCCACCCACGAGCTGCTGGAGATCGGTGTCTCGTCCCCGGAGATGACCCCGGCCGACGGCATCGGCGTCGGCGAGGTGGGCTACATCATCACCGGCGTGAAGGACGTCCGTCAGTCGAAGGTCGGTGACACGATCACCACCCTCAACAAGGGCGCGACCGAGGCGCTCGGCGGCTACAAGGACCCCAAGCCGATGGTGTTCTCCGGCCTCTACCCGCTGGACGGCTCGGACTACCCCGAGCTGCGCGACGCCCTCGACAAGCTCCAGCTCAACGACGCGGCGCTGGTCTACGAGCCGGAGACCTCCGCCGCCCTCGGCTTCGGCTTCCGCGTCGGCTTCCTCGGCCTGCTGCACCTCGACGTGATCCGGGAGCGGCTGGAGCGCGAGTTCGGGCTCGAACTGATCGCCACCGCCCCCAACGTGGTCTACCGCGTCCTGATGGAGGACGGCAGCGAGCACACCGTCACCAACCCGAGCGAGTTCCCCGAGGGCAAGATCGACTCGGTGCACGAGCCGGTCGTACGGGCCACGATCCTGGCGCCGAGCGAGTTCATCGGCTCGATCATGGAGCTGTGCCAGGCCCGCCGCGGCACCCTGCTCGGGATGGACTACCTCTCCGAGGACCGCGTGGAGATCCGCTACACGCTGCCGCTCGCCGAGATCGTCTTCGACTTCTTCGACCAGCTGAAGTCCAAGACCCGGGGCTACGCCTCGCTCGACTACGAGCCCACCGGCGAGCAGACCGCCAACCTCGTCAAGGTCGACATCCTGCTGCACGGCGACAAGGTCGACGCCTTCTCCGCGATCACCCACCGGGACCAGGCGTACGCCTACGGGGTGCGGCTCGTCGCCACGCTGCGCGGGCTGATCCCGCGCCAGGCGTTCGAGGTGCCCATCCAGGCCGCCATCGGCTCCCGGGTCATCGCCCGCGAGACGATCCGCGCCATCCGCAAGGACGTCCTCGCCAAGTGCTACGGCGGTGACATCTCCCGGAAGCGGAAGCTGCTGGAGAAGCAGAAGGAGGGCAAGAAGCGCATGAAGATGGTCGGCAGCGTGGAGGTCCCCCAGGAGGCGTTCATCGCCGTGCTCTCCAGCGACGAGTCCGGCGGCAAGGCGAAGAAGTAG